Proteins from one Sphingobium herbicidovorans genomic window:
- a CDS encoding CHASE2 domain-containing protein yields the protein MIVRSLLRRGARVVQDAGRWRLAGTALLLAVALFVAGWDWSRPLGGAGSQREIPTADAERGLYDWRAAAFAPRAEQDRRVLMVVYDDQTLIATRKRSPLDRGLLARALRNMDAMGAKSIGIDILFDQPQDEDQQLIDALRSMRTPVWLGYANFGDNREQIIFEQQQYLDSFLAQVRTDRVRPASIRLETDADNVARSWPRPTQGQPPLLSLAMQPSPLFNDYRGAIRFRKPLRQADGSETPVIPSLQIDLIADPAMAGALAPMVEGRHVLIGGDIVDIDQFETSLSGRQAKSTMIGLEVHGTMLAQLLDGARLPAIPQWALWGAAALVVLAAGLTSLAELRWFWLAPALGVQAGAIIGLPLWLQASGWDTKGLPAAGWGLGWVIAFAAVSAAARAVTSQQRRFAQSALGKYLPRDIAAQILAEPEKLALHGEKRPIYTLFTDLEGFTKLSHAIAPEMVAQLLNRYLDMLSDVVLAHGGTIDKFVGDAVVAFWGAPIARDDDGRKAAQAAYAMWQAGEAFRRDLPPGVPPIGRTRVGLHHGEAIVGNFGGEGRIQYTALGDSMNTAARLESANKPLETSVLVSREAMVLSGLDWWRPMGRVRLRGRATPVDLFEPAPGFAGEEREVLTQALAAFDTEDADARRDALAQLRAVADRHPEDAALANLVYRYEYIGDGGIYGLG from the coding sequence GTGATCGTGCGGAGCTTGCTGCGCCGGGGCGCGCGCGTGGTGCAGGACGCCGGACGCTGGCGGCTGGCGGGCACGGCGCTGCTGCTGGCGGTGGCTCTGTTTGTTGCAGGGTGGGACTGGTCCCGTCCGCTGGGCGGCGCGGGATCGCAGCGGGAAATCCCCACCGCCGACGCAGAGCGCGGCCTTTATGACTGGCGGGCGGCGGCCTTCGCGCCGCGCGCCGAGCAGGACCGGCGCGTGCTGATGGTCGTCTATGATGACCAGACGTTGATCGCGACGCGCAAGCGGTCGCCGCTTGATCGAGGACTGCTGGCCCGCGCGCTGCGCAATATGGACGCCATGGGCGCAAAGTCCATCGGCATCGACATCTTGTTCGATCAGCCGCAGGACGAGGATCAGCAACTGATCGACGCCCTTCGTTCGATGCGGACGCCGGTCTGGCTGGGCTATGCCAATTTCGGCGACAATCGCGAACAGATCATCTTCGAACAGCAGCAATATCTTGACAGTTTCCTGGCGCAGGTGAGGACCGATCGGGTACGCCCCGCGAGCATCCGGCTGGAAACCGACGCCGACAATGTCGCGCGCAGCTGGCCGCGTCCCACGCAGGGGCAGCCGCCGCTATTGTCGCTGGCGATGCAGCCGTCGCCGCTTTTCAACGACTATCGGGGCGCGATCCGCTTCCGCAAGCCGCTGCGCCAGGCGGATGGGTCGGAAACGCCGGTAATTCCCAGCCTTCAGATCGACCTGATCGCCGACCCGGCGATGGCGGGCGCGCTGGCCCCGATGGTGGAGGGGCGGCATGTGCTGATCGGCGGCGACATTGTCGATATCGACCAGTTCGAAACTTCGCTGTCGGGCAGGCAGGCCAAATCGACGATGATCGGGTTGGAAGTGCATGGGACGATGCTGGCGCAACTTCTGGACGGCGCGCGGTTGCCCGCCATTCCGCAATGGGCGTTATGGGGCGCGGCGGCGCTGGTCGTGCTGGCGGCGGGCCTCACCAGCCTTGCCGAGCTGCGGTGGTTCTGGCTGGCGCCTGCGCTTGGGGTGCAGGCTGGGGCGATTATCGGCTTGCCGTTGTGGTTGCAGGCCAGCGGATGGGACACAAAAGGTTTGCCCGCTGCCGGATGGGGGCTGGGCTGGGTCATTGCCTTCGCCGCGGTGAGTGCAGCGGCGCGGGCCGTCACATCGCAGCAACGCCGCTTCGCACAGTCTGCGCTGGGCAAATATCTGCCGCGCGACATTGCGGCGCAAATTCTGGCTGAACCCGAGAAGTTGGCGCTGCATGGGGAAAAGCGGCCGATCTACACGCTGTTCACCGATCTGGAGGGCTTCACAAAGTTGAGCCACGCGATCGCGCCGGAAATGGTGGCGCAACTGCTCAATCGCTATCTGGACATGTTGAGCGACGTCGTGCTGGCGCATGGCGGGACGATCGACAAATTTGTGGGCGATGCCGTCGTCGCTTTCTGGGGCGCGCCGATCGCCCGCGACGACGATGGGCGCAAGGCGGCGCAGGCGGCCTATGCGATGTGGCAGGCCGGGGAGGCGTTTCGCCGTGACTTGCCACCCGGCGTTCCACCGATCGGGCGGACCCGCGTGGGATTGCATCACGGTGAAGCGATCGTCGGCAATTTCGGTGGTGAGGGACGGATCCAATATACCGCGCTGGGCGACAGCATGAACACGGCGGCCCGGCTCGAATCGGCGAACAAGCCGCTGGAGACGTCGGTGCTGGTCTCGCGCGAGGCGATGGTGCTTTCCGGCCTCGACTGGTGGCGGCCGATGGGACGGGTGCGATTGCGTGGACGAGCGACGCCGGTCGATCTGTTCGAACCGGCGCCCGGTTTCGCAGGCGAGGAACGCGAGGTGCTGACGCAGGCGCTTGCCGCCTTCGATACGGAAGATGCCGACGCCCGCCGGGATGCGCTGGCGCAGTTGAGGGCAGTGGCGGATCGGCATCCTGAGGATGCGGCGCTCGCCAATCTGGTGTACCGCTATGAATATATCGGGGATGGAGGAATTTATGGTCTGGGCTAA
- a CDS encoding catalase, whose protein sequence is MARKIGEDKGAKSAAREFETRAGAGGELHQIAGSSGDVLTTQQGVPIADDQNSLRVGERGPTLLEDFHFREKIFHFDHERIPERVVHARGFGVHGTFTLHESLKEFTTAKVLTEVGEHTPMFVRFSTVAGSKGSFDLARDVRGFAAKFYTKEGNWDIVGNNIPVFFIQDAIKFPDLVHAAKPIPDRGFPQAQTAHDNFWDFISLTPESMHMIMWVMSDRAIPRSFRFMEGFGVHSFRLINAEGKGTFVKFHFKPKQGLQSVMWNEAVKINGADPDFHRRDLWDAIDLGSPPEWDLGVQMFDEDFADTFEFDVLDPTKIIPEEQVPVRIIGSFVLDARVENFFAETEQVAFCTQNVVPGIGFSNDPLLQGRNFSYLDTQLKRLGSPNFTHIPINAPRGCPVHNFQQDGHMAMTNPKGRVNYEPNSWGGPRESPERGYRHFAAGEAGPKLQIRSPSFNDHYSQARQFFISQTPIEQKHIGDALVFELSKCERIDIRQRMVAHLRNIDEGLATVVAGGLGLPKLPDPAPAAATPRTDLPPSDALSIIRNGPDSFTGRKLGILVSDGASAALVKALVTEVKQLGAVYEIIAPKVAGAALDDGTTVEGKQKIDGGPSVLYDAVAIVLSPDGAAQLMQDKAAKDFVNDAYAHCKFIAYVDDALPLIDRAGISEADMDEGLVRLEGPDDVAPFLALCGQLRLWDRELKVDLDAVGFLAGKNKPDKK, encoded by the coding sequence ATGGCCCGGAAGATCGGTGAGGACAAAGGCGCAAAAAGCGCCGCGCGCGAATTCGAAACCAGGGCAGGGGCTGGCGGGGAGTTGCATCAGATCGCCGGTTCGTCCGGCGATGTGCTGACCACGCAGCAGGGTGTGCCGATCGCCGACGACCAGAACAGCCTGCGCGTCGGTGAACGCGGTCCGACGCTGCTGGAAGATTTTCACTTCCGCGAAAAGATTTTCCATTTCGATCATGAACGCATCCCCGAGCGTGTCGTCCACGCCCGCGGCTTTGGCGTGCATGGCACCTTCACTTTGCACGAAAGCCTGAAGGAATTCACTACCGCCAAGGTCTTGACCGAAGTGGGCGAGCATACGCCCATGTTCGTCCGTTTCTCGACAGTCGCGGGTAGCAAGGGGTCGTTCGACCTGGCCCGCGACGTTCGGGGCTTTGCGGCCAAATTCTATACCAAGGAGGGCAATTGGGACATTGTCGGTAACAATATCCCTGTTTTCTTCATCCAGGATGCGATCAAGTTTCCCGACCTGGTCCACGCGGCAAAGCCCATCCCCGACCGTGGATTTCCCCAAGCCCAGACCGCCCATGACAATTTCTGGGACTTCATCAGCCTGACGCCGGAATCGATGCACATGATCATGTGGGTCATGTCTGACCGTGCCATTCCGCGTTCCTTCCGCTTCATGGAAGGCTTCGGCGTCCACAGCTTTCGCCTGATCAATGCGGAAGGAAAGGGGACATTCGTCAAGTTCCACTTCAAGCCCAAACAGGGCCTGCAGTCTGTGATGTGGAACGAGGCGGTGAAGATCAACGGCGCTGATCCCGACTTTCATCGCCGCGACCTGTGGGACGCGATAGATCTTGGCAGCCCGCCGGAATGGGATCTGGGCGTGCAGATGTTCGACGAGGATTTTGCCGATACGTTCGAATTCGATGTGCTGGATCCCACCAAGATCATCCCCGAGGAACAGGTGCCGGTGCGGATCATCGGCAGCTTCGTCCTGGATGCGCGGGTCGAAAATTTCTTCGCCGAAACGGAACAGGTCGCTTTCTGCACGCAAAATGTCGTGCCGGGCATCGGCTTTTCGAATGATCCGCTGCTTCAGGGACGCAATTTCTCCTATCTCGACACGCAGTTGAAACGGCTTGGGTCACCCAATTTCACCCATATCCCGATCAACGCGCCGCGCGGCTGCCCGGTGCATAACTTCCAGCAGGATGGCCATATGGCGATGACCAATCCAAAGGGCCGGGTAAATTACGAACCCAACAGCTGGGGCGGGCCGCGCGAGTCCCCTGAGCGGGGCTATCGCCATTTCGCGGCGGGCGAGGCGGGACCGAAGCTGCAGATCCGGTCGCCCAGCTTCAACGATCATTACAGCCAGGCGCGGCAATTCTTCATCAGCCAGACGCCAATCGAGCAAAAGCATATTGGCGACGCACTGGTGTTCGAATTGTCGAAATGCGAACGGATCGACATCCGGCAGAGGATGGTGGCGCATCTGCGCAACATCGACGAAGGGCTGGCTACGGTTGTCGCGGGCGGACTGGGTTTACCGAAGCTGCCCGATCCCGCGCCTGCCGCCGCCACGCCCCGCACTGACCTGCCGCCGTCCGATGCGCTCAGTATCATTCGCAATGGACCGGACAGCTTTACCGGCCGCAAGCTCGGTATATTGGTCAGCGATGGCGCGTCGGCCGCATTGGTGAAGGCGCTGGTCACGGAAGTGAAACAGCTGGGCGCGGTCTATGAGATAATCGCCCCTAAGGTCGCTGGCGCGGCGCTGGACGACGGTACGACCGTTGAGGGCAAACAGAAGATCGACGGTGGCCCGTCGGTCCTTTACGATGCTGTGGCGATCGTCCTTTCGCCCGACGGCGCGGCGCAACTGATGCAGGACAAGGCGGCGAAGGATTTCGTCAACGACGCCTATGCCCATTGCAAGTTCATAGCCTATGTCGATGACGCCCTGCCGCTCATCGACCGTGCGGGCATCAGCGAAGCGGACATGGATGAAGGACTGGTGCGATTGGAAGGGCCGGATGATGTCGCCCCATTCCTGGCGCTATGCGGACAGCTGCGGCTGTGGGATCGTGAACTCAAGGTCGATCTGGACGCCGTGGGCTTTCTGGCGGGTAAGAACAAGCCGGACAAAAAATAG
- a CDS encoding DUF3606 domain-containing protein — MNKAASNAGYELSPQLSGTSLSNSRSYSREEPSGGKRIVIMASLNFRPTDENRAPPIPRDIKHVSLTSDLEVQYWSQRLQTSRRQLEEAVDRVGHNVKAVADYLDRNR, encoded by the coding sequence ATGAATAAAGCGGCCAGTAATGCAGGTTATGAACTTTCCCCCCAACTGAGCGGAACATCACTTTCCAACAGTCGCTCTTACTCACGAGAGGAGCCATCCGGAGGAAAGCGGATCGTCATCATGGCCAGCCTGAACTTTAGACCCACAGATGAAAACAGGGCACCGCCCATCCCCCGCGATATCAAGCATGTGTCGCTGACCTCGGATCTGGAGGTGCAATATTGGTCGCAGCGCCTTCAAACCTCCCGCCGGCAACTGGAGGAAGCGGTCGATAGGGTCGGTCACAATGTAAAGGCGGTGGCCGATTATCTTGACCGGAACCGCTGA
- a CDS encoding ShlB/FhaC/HecB family hemolysin secretion/activation protein gives MGFQGAAASGFTRRARWRLALALTAVVPVAAMAQVAPRAPTREELSPADRQGDVAPQGSRLTVEGGVERAPCPLADPRFANVTVNFAAVQFDGLREIDASALDDSWSDLAGREAPIASLCEVRDRAATALRQMGYLAAVQVPPQRIEKGGTVRFDILMARLVAIEVRGDAGNSERLIAAHMEALKGQPLFNVHEAERHLLLARDLPGYDVRLALRPAGTAPGEVVGQVTVVRRRVEMDVNVQNLGSRAVGRFGGLARVRFNDLTGMGDSTVLSIFNTVQPDEQTVLQAGHSMALGSDGLRLSGDLTYAWSRPDIDGLDLSSRTLIATAALSYPIVRRQVHTILASGGLDLIDQDLRIGSAPLSRDRLRVLFLRLEGELIDADSLVSTVGYSGIEPKWRIGGSVELRHGLSGLGASEACGNAVSCIPTSQLGGDASAFVMRGGLQAEYRPSPKFAIALAPRAQYSPDQLLSYEQMSAGNYTIGRGYDPGALTGDSGVGVAAELRYGRISPKGPGAIALQPFIFFDAAWMWHKSSAFAGIDPQRLYSAGGGVRATWDNHARIDVTLATPLRKAGFQTERGDARLLLSVTTQILPWRR, from the coding sequence ATGGGCTTTCAGGGGGCAGCGGCATCGGGTTTCACGAGGCGCGCGCGGTGGCGGCTGGCGCTCGCGTTGACGGCGGTCGTGCCGGTGGCGGCCATGGCGCAGGTTGCGCCGCGCGCGCCGACGCGTGAGGAACTGTCTCCGGCCGATCGGCAGGGCGACGTTGCGCCGCAGGGAAGTCGCCTGACGGTGGAGGGCGGCGTCGAACGTGCGCCCTGCCCACTTGCCGATCCGCGCTTTGCCAATGTGACGGTGAACTTCGCCGCCGTGCAGTTTGACGGGCTGCGCGAGATCGATGCGTCGGCGCTGGATGACAGTTGGAGCGATCTGGCGGGCCGCGAGGCGCCGATCGCCAGCCTGTGCGAAGTGCGCGACCGCGCCGCGACCGCCCTGCGGCAGATGGGTTATCTGGCGGCCGTGCAGGTTCCGCCGCAGCGGATCGAGAAGGGCGGCACGGTCCGTTTCGACATATTGATGGCGCGGTTGGTCGCGATCGAGGTGCGGGGCGATGCTGGCAATAGCGAGCGGCTGATCGCTGCGCATATGGAGGCGCTGAAGGGACAGCCGCTGTTCAATGTGCATGAGGCGGAACGGCACCTGCTGCTGGCGCGCGACCTGCCCGGTTATGATGTCCGGCTGGCGCTGCGTCCGGCGGGGACGGCGCCGGGCGAGGTGGTCGGCCAGGTGACGGTCGTGCGCCGCCGGGTTGAGATGGACGTCAATGTCCAGAATCTGGGTAGCAGGGCGGTTGGGCGCTTCGGCGGGCTGGCCCGCGTGCGCTTCAACGACTTGACCGGCATGGGCGACAGCACGGTGCTGAGCATCTTCAACACCGTGCAGCCCGATGAGCAGACGGTGCTGCAGGCCGGGCACAGCATGGCGCTGGGCAGCGATGGGTTGCGGCTGTCCGGCGACCTCACCTATGCGTGGAGCAGGCCGGACATCGATGGGCTGGACCTGTCATCCAGGACGCTGATTGCGACGGCGGCGCTGTCTTATCCGATCGTGCGGCGGCAGGTTCATACGATTCTGGCCAGCGGCGGGCTGGACCTGATCGACCAGGATCTGCGCATCGGTTCCGCCCCTTTGTCACGCGACCGGCTGCGGGTGCTGTTCCTGCGGCTGGAGGGTGAGCTGATCGACGCCGACAGTCTGGTGAGCACCGTGGGCTATTCTGGCATAGAGCCGAAATGGCGCATCGGCGGCAGTGTGGAACTGCGCCACGGCCTTTCGGGTCTGGGCGCGAGCGAGGCGTGCGGCAACGCGGTGAGCTGTATTCCGACCAGCCAGCTTGGCGGCGACGCATCCGCTTTTGTCATGCGCGGCGGATTGCAGGCCGAATACAGACCATCGCCCAAGTTCGCCATCGCGTTGGCGCCGCGCGCGCAATATAGCCCCGACCAGCTGCTGTCCTATGAACAGATGAGCGCGGGCAATTATACGATTGGGCGCGGCTATGATCCCGGCGCGTTGACCGGGGACAGCGGCGTGGGTGTCGCGGCGGAGCTGCGCTATGGCCGGATTTCGCCCAAGGGACCGGGCGCGATCGCGCTCCAGCCCTTCATCTTCTTTGACGCGGCATGGATGTGGCACAAGAGCAGCGCCTTTGCGGGGATCGATCCGCAAAGGCTCTATTCCGCTGGCGGTGGGGTGCGCGCGACATGGGACAATCATGCGCGGATCGACGTGACGCTGGCGACGCCGCTGCGCAAGGCGGGATTTCAGACAGAGCGGGGGGACGCGCGATTGTTGCTGTCGGTGACCACGCAAATTCTGCCGTGGAGGCGGTGA
- a CDS encoding Crp/Fnr family transcriptional regulator yields the protein MSGQIAVSGSHCHFRPHQFLAREDEQPEAIFQIDEGWACRYRLLSDGRRQITGLFLPGDICEPHWALGTRPTQPIVALTNVRATCLPCSTHGGLARESERACWKNLTEMIERQANWLVTLGRKTALERLAHLLLELFERMRASGLSYGQQCAMPLTQMEIADMTGLTPVHVNRTLQAMRSRGLVELQSKWLRIPDLAALRDVAGLSSRQTIA from the coding sequence ATGTCCGGCCAGATCGCCGTCAGCGGATCGCATTGCCATTTTCGCCCACATCAGTTCCTGGCGCGCGAGGATGAACAGCCCGAAGCGATCTTCCAGATCGATGAAGGTTGGGCTTGTCGGTACAGGCTTTTGTCGGATGGGCGCAGGCAGATCACCGGTCTTTTTCTGCCGGGGGATATTTGTGAGCCGCACTGGGCGCTGGGCACGCGCCCGACGCAGCCGATCGTGGCGTTGACTAATGTCCGCGCGACTTGCCTACCCTGCTCAACCCATGGCGGGTTGGCCAGGGAAAGCGAGCGGGCCTGTTGGAAAAATCTGACCGAGATGATTGAACGGCAGGCCAACTGGCTGGTGACTTTGGGGCGGAAGACCGCGCTGGAACGGCTTGCCCACCTGTTGCTCGAACTGTTCGAGCGGATGCGCGCGTCCGGCCTCAGCTACGGCCAGCAATGCGCGATGCCCCTCACGCAGATGGAGATTGCCGACATGACCGGGCTGACCCCTGTGCATGTCAATCGGACGTTGCAGGCGATGCGGTCGCGCGGGCTGGTGGAACTGCAATCCAAATGGCTGCGCATTCCCGACCTCGCGGCGCTGCGCGACGTGGCGGGGCTTTCGTCGCGGCAGACGATCGCCTGA
- a CDS encoding CHAT domain-containing protein, protein MAGLTVLGLSSMLSAQGAADRPLLQDSFRIGSGGGALCQAQSANGDSAARTMFDRAWSVVCRDAALPVGQIYALRRDGEESEEALLERLAASRGGAVNCSAPGGVTLPDAGPATVRNCNGRAGAYRILTVTRGKTLYAAQGYAPYASALDLGLRTVMLGRTVPGKLDIVSTGSGNGAAFARMQAAALDPQTVLAEGYRRNASGNYAEAAEFFDSLADRLARDPDASALSPAERANRAHEYLVNHGLQLSNLGLFDQAAAAFTQARAIPTADAVQLRLRRNFEAVHHLNQQDLPGALGLLGQAAKGDAAIVTGGDGGVTLPSEVAVEMNSAAPEAQALGVRQDVKLTPGERAAILDAQAQQLRGTVLRLSGKPREARAVLVRALADAQRIRDGRVTSITRLRAQLLGEIALTHEAQGDFGAAEGQLHQAVNLIAAQYPETLALNGARARLGAFLVRRGRSGEALETYRSIMASTTASRGTLTAMANQLQPYFTLLAAEMPRRPELAADMFEASQLLVRPGAAETLELLSRELSAGDGEAARLFRQSVSLSRDVERGRIALALLREAGKIDSATRDEIARRQADVDALARDQAATLNALAAFPQYRAVSPQALTLGDMRATLKSGEGYYKLAQLGDALYALWIDGQGATGFRLAASASDVARKVAALRETISIEVGGVQTTYALDLPVARSLYLDLFGPVDERLKGVNHLIFEPDGAMLQLPVNLLVASQPGVDAYQARIAQGGDEFDFRGVDWLGRDHAVSTALSARAFRDARLTAPSGAPQSYIGFGDNAPLAGPKLTALTRGALLSDRDDCGWSPAQWNRPIPATELRKAAQSIGGEGSELVTGGDFTDQAVMARGDLDRFRILHFATHGLVTPPRAGCPARPALLTSFGPGGASDGLLQFGEIFDLRLNADLVVLSACDTAGAAGAETTRAAGLSGGGGALDGLVRAFIGAGSRSVIASHWPAPEEYQATERLMSGLFAATSDQPVGEALRAAQIRLMDDADTSHPFYWSGFAIIGDGARPLITRR, encoded by the coding sequence TTGGCCGGACTGACTGTTCTGGGCCTGTCGTCCATGCTGTCCGCGCAGGGCGCCGCCGACCGGCCGTTGTTGCAGGACAGTTTTCGCATCGGCAGTGGCGGCGGCGCGCTGTGCCAGGCGCAAAGCGCCAATGGCGACTCTGCTGCCCGCACCATGTTCGATCGCGCATGGTCGGTCGTCTGCCGTGACGCCGCGCTTCCCGTAGGCCAGATTTATGCGCTGCGCCGGGATGGGGAGGAAAGCGAAGAGGCTTTGCTGGAAAGGCTGGCTGCCTCCCGCGGCGGGGCGGTCAATTGCAGCGCGCCGGGCGGCGTGACGCTGCCCGATGCCGGTCCTGCAACCGTCCGCAACTGCAACGGGCGGGCGGGCGCCTATCGCATTCTGACAGTGACGCGCGGCAAGACGCTTTATGCAGCGCAAGGATACGCGCCCTATGCCAGCGCGCTCGACCTCGGGCTGCGGACCGTGATGCTGGGACGGACCGTCCCCGGCAAGCTGGACATCGTCAGCACGGGCAGCGGCAATGGTGCAGCCTTCGCCCGGATGCAGGCCGCCGCGCTCGATCCGCAGACTGTGTTGGCGGAGGGGTATCGCCGCAACGCTTCGGGCAATTATGCCGAGGCCGCGGAATTTTTCGACAGTCTGGCCGACCGGCTGGCGCGTGATCCCGACGCCAGCGCACTCAGCCCTGCCGAGCGCGCGAACCGGGCGCATGAATATCTCGTCAATCATGGGCTGCAGCTGTCCAACCTTGGCCTGTTCGATCAGGCCGCCGCCGCCTTTACGCAGGCGCGGGCTATCCCGACCGCCGATGCCGTCCAGCTTCGTCTGCGCCGCAATTTTGAGGCGGTCCACCACCTCAACCAGCAGGATCTGCCGGGTGCGCTTGGTTTGCTTGGCCAAGCCGCGAAGGGCGACGCCGCGATTGTGACTGGCGGCGACGGCGGTGTGACGCTGCCCAGTGAAGTCGCCGTGGAAATGAACAGCGCCGCCCCTGAAGCGCAGGCGCTGGGCGTGCGGCAGGACGTTAAGCTGACCCCCGGTGAACGGGCTGCGATTTTGGATGCGCAGGCGCAGCAGTTGCGCGGCACGGTCCTGCGCCTGTCGGGCAAGCCGCGCGAAGCGCGCGCCGTGCTGGTCCGGGCGCTGGCCGATGCGCAACGGATACGCGATGGTCGCGTGACGTCGATTACCCGACTGCGCGCGCAGTTGCTGGGCGAGATCGCGCTGACCCATGAGGCGCAGGGCGATTTCGGCGCGGCGGAAGGGCAGCTCCACCAGGCCGTCAACCTGATCGCCGCCCAATATCCGGAAACGCTGGCGCTCAACGGCGCGCGTGCCCGGTTGGGCGCATTTCTGGTACGGCGCGGACGATCCGGAGAGGCGCTGGAAACCTATCGTTCGATCATGGCGTCCACGACGGCAAGCCGGGGCACGTTGACCGCGATGGCGAACCAGCTTCAACCTTATTTCACGCTGCTCGCGGCGGAAATGCCCCGGCGGCCGGAACTCGCGGCCGATATGTTCGAGGCGTCCCAGCTGCTGGTACGGCCCGGCGCGGCTGAGACGCTGGAACTGCTGAGCCGTGAATTGTCGGCGGGGGATGGCGAAGCGGCACGGCTGTTCCGCCAGTCGGTGTCCTTGTCCCGCGACGTGGAGCGCGGCCGCATCGCTCTGGCCCTGCTGCGCGAGGCCGGGAAGATCGACAGTGCGACGAGGGACGAGATTGCCCGGCGGCAGGCTGACGTCGATGCTCTCGCCCGCGATCAGGCAGCGACCCTCAACGCGCTTGCCGCCTTTCCACAATATCGCGCCGTCAGCCCGCAGGCGCTGACGCTCGGCGATATGCGCGCCACTCTCAAAAGTGGGGAGGGCTATTACAAGCTCGCGCAGCTTGGCGACGCGCTTTATGCGCTATGGATCGATGGGCAGGGCGCGACCGGTTTCCGCCTGGCCGCCAGCGCGAGCGATGTGGCGCGCAAGGTCGCGGCGCTGCGCGAGACGATCTCCATCGAAGTCGGCGGCGTTCAGACAACCTATGCGCTTGACCTGCCAGTGGCCCGCAGTCTCTATCTCGACCTGTTCGGTCCGGTCGATGAACGGCTGAAAGGCGTGAACCATCTCATTTTCGAGCCTGATGGCGCGATGCTTCAGCTGCCGGTCAATCTGCTGGTGGCGAGCCAGCCCGGCGTCGATGCCTATCAGGCGCGGATCGCACAGGGCGGGGATGAGTTCGATTTCCGTGGCGTCGATTGGCTCGGGCGCGATCATGCGGTCAGTACGGCGCTGTCGGCCCGCGCTTTTCGCGATGCGCGGCTGACGGCGCCATCCGGCGCGCCGCAAAGCTATATCGGCTTTGGCGATAACGCCCCGCTTGCCGGTCCGAAGCTGACGGCGCTGACGCGGGGCGCGCTGCTAAGCGACAGGGACGATTGCGGCTGGTCGCCTGCGCAATGGAACCGTCCGATTCCCGCAACCGAACTGCGCAAGGCGGCGCAGTCGATTGGCGGGGAGGGCAGCGAACTGGTGACGGGCGGCGACTTTACCGATCAGGCGGTCATGGCGCGCGGCGACCTGGACCGTTTCCGCATCCTGCATTTCGCGACCCACGGCCTGGTAACGCCACCGCGCGCGGGATGCCCGGCGCGGCCCGCGCTGCTGACCAGCTTTGGCCCAGGCGGCGCGTCGGATGGGTTGTTGCAGTTCGGCGAGATTTTCGACCTGCGGCTGAACGCCGACCTGGTGGTGCTGTCGGCTTGTGATACCGCTGGCGCGGCGGGCGCTGAAACCACCCGGGCGGCGGGGTTGTCCGGTGGCGGTGGCGCGCTCGACGGGCTGGTACGCGCTTTTATCGGCGCGGGCAGCCGATCCGTCATCGCCAGCCATTGGCCCGCGCCAGAGGAATATCAGGCAACCGAAAGGCTGATGAGCGGACTGTTCGCCGCTACGTCGGACCAGCCTGTGGGTGAGGCGTTGCGCGCCGCGCAGATCAGGCTGATGGACGACGCGGATACATCGCATCCCTTCTACTGGTCGGGCTTTGCGATTATCGGCGATGGCGCACGTCCGCTGATCACCCGGCGCTGA